The following coding sequences lie in one Montipora foliosa isolate CH-2021 chromosome 11, ASM3666993v2, whole genome shotgun sequence genomic window:
- the LOC137976250 gene encoding regulator of G-protein signaling rgs-2-like isoform X3, which yields MAAYRQFQNEPMGGCSSSVAPEDPNAQHTGKTNWCVCCSRHDSAAALLARTERDLDCERPSPEEAKKWQTSFESMLKHRFGVQLFQDFLRSQYGEENLNFWLAVEEYKKVDEESRTEKARMIYEDFVSTLSPTEISLDAKVRAEIDNNMNNPTEETFKVAQDHIFTLMYHDCFPRFIKSKHYKQLLKKH from the exons ATGGCCGCATACAGACAATTTCAAAATGAG cccaTGGGAGGCTGCTCATCGTCTGTGGCCCCTGAAGACCCAAACGCACAGCATACTGGCAAGACTAACTGGTGTGTTTGTTGTTCAAG ACATGATTCAGCGGCGGCACTGCTTGCCAGGACTGAAAGAGATCTTGATTGCGAACG GCCATCCCCGGAGGAAGCAAAAAAATGGCAGACTTCATTTGAATCCATGCTAAAGCACAGATTTGGTGTCCAGCTGTTTCAGGATTTTCTGCGTTCACAGTACGGGGAAGAAAACCTTAACTTTTGGCTTGCAGTAGAAGAGTACAAGAAAGTTGACGAGGAAAGCAGAACGGAAAAAGCGAGGATGATTTACGAGGACTTTGTTTCCACTCTTTCACCCACGGAG ATCAGCCTGGACGCTAAAGTTAGGGCAGAGATTGACAATAATATGAACAATCCTACAGAGGAAACATTCAAAGTGGCGCAGGATCATATTTTCACACTTATGTACCACGACTGTTTTCCAAGatttattaaatcaaaacactaCAAACAGCTCTTGAAGAAACATTGA
- the LOC137976250 gene encoding regulator of G-protein signaling rgs-2-like isoform X4, whose amino-acid sequence MGLFVSLSHKPMGGCSSSVAPEDPNAQHTGKTNWCVCCSRHDSAAALLARTERDLDCERPSPEEAKKWQTSFESMLKHRFGVQLFQDFLRSQYGEENLNFWLAVEEYKKVDEESRTEKARMIYEDFVSTLSPTEISLDAKVRAEIDNNMNNPTEETFKVAQDHIFTLMYHDCFPRFIKSKHYKQLLKKH is encoded by the exons ATGgggctttttgtttctttaagcCACAAG cccaTGGGAGGCTGCTCATCGTCTGTGGCCCCTGAAGACCCAAACGCACAGCATACTGGCAAGACTAACTGGTGTGTTTGTTGTTCAAG ACATGATTCAGCGGCGGCACTGCTTGCCAGGACTGAAAGAGATCTTGATTGCGAACG GCCATCCCCGGAGGAAGCAAAAAAATGGCAGACTTCATTTGAATCCATGCTAAAGCACAGATTTGGTGTCCAGCTGTTTCAGGATTTTCTGCGTTCACAGTACGGGGAAGAAAACCTTAACTTTTGGCTTGCAGTAGAAGAGTACAAGAAAGTTGACGAGGAAAGCAGAACGGAAAAAGCGAGGATGATTTACGAGGACTTTGTTTCCACTCTTTCACCCACGGAG ATCAGCCTGGACGCTAAAGTTAGGGCAGAGATTGACAATAATATGAACAATCCTACAGAGGAAACATTCAAAGTGGCGCAGGATCATATTTTCACACTTATGTACCACGACTGTTTTCCAAGatttattaaatcaaaacactaCAAACAGCTCTTGAAGAAACATTGA
- the LOC137976250 gene encoding regulator of G-protein signaling 19-like isoform X5, which translates to MGGCSSSVAPEDPNAQHTGKTNWCVCCSRHDSAAALLARTERDLDCERPSPEEAKKWQTSFESMLKHRFGVQLFQDFLRSQYGEENLNFWLAVEEYKKVDEESRTEKARMIYEDFVSTLSPTEISLDAKVRAEIDNNMNNPTEETFKVAQDHIFTLMYHDCFPRFIKSKHYKQLLKKH; encoded by the exons aTGGGAGGCTGCTCATCGTCTGTGGCCCCTGAAGACCCAAACGCACAGCATACTGGCAAGACTAACTGGTGTGTTTGTTGTTCAAG ACATGATTCAGCGGCGGCACTGCTTGCCAGGACTGAAAGAGATCTTGATTGCGAACG GCCATCCCCGGAGGAAGCAAAAAAATGGCAGACTTCATTTGAATCCATGCTAAAGCACAGATTTGGTGTCCAGCTGTTTCAGGATTTTCTGCGTTCACAGTACGGGGAAGAAAACCTTAACTTTTGGCTTGCAGTAGAAGAGTACAAGAAAGTTGACGAGGAAAGCAGAACGGAAAAAGCGAGGATGATTTACGAGGACTTTGTTTCCACTCTTTCACCCACGGAG ATCAGCCTGGACGCTAAAGTTAGGGCAGAGATTGACAATAATATGAACAATCCTACAGAGGAAACATTCAAAGTGGCGCAGGATCATATTTTCACACTTATGTACCACGACTGTTTTCCAAGatttattaaatcaaaacactaCAAACAGCTCTTGAAGAAACATTGA
- the LOC137976250 gene encoding regulator of G-protein signaling rgs-2-like isoform X2 — protein sequence MAAYHNIWKQLRRLKPMGGCSSSVAPEDPNAQHTGKTNWCVCCSRHDSAAALLARTERDLDCERPSPEEAKKWQTSFESMLKHRFGVQLFQDFLRSQYGEENLNFWLAVEEYKKVDEESRTEKARMIYEDFVSTLSPTEISLDAKVRAEIDNNMNNPTEETFKVAQDHIFTLMYHDCFPRFIKSKHYKQLLKKH from the exons ATGGCGGCTTACCACAATATATGGAAACAGCTTCGTCGATTAAAA cccaTGGGAGGCTGCTCATCGTCTGTGGCCCCTGAAGACCCAAACGCACAGCATACTGGCAAGACTAACTGGTGTGTTTGTTGTTCAAG ACATGATTCAGCGGCGGCACTGCTTGCCAGGACTGAAAGAGATCTTGATTGCGAACG GCCATCCCCGGAGGAAGCAAAAAAATGGCAGACTTCATTTGAATCCATGCTAAAGCACAGATTTGGTGTCCAGCTGTTTCAGGATTTTCTGCGTTCACAGTACGGGGAAGAAAACCTTAACTTTTGGCTTGCAGTAGAAGAGTACAAGAAAGTTGACGAGGAAAGCAGAACGGAAAAAGCGAGGATGATTTACGAGGACTTTGTTTCCACTCTTTCACCCACGGAG ATCAGCCTGGACGCTAAAGTTAGGGCAGAGATTGACAATAATATGAACAATCCTACAGAGGAAACATTCAAAGTGGCGCAGGATCATATTTTCACACTTATGTACCACGACTGTTTTCCAAGatttattaaatcaaaacactaCAAACAGCTCTTGAAGAAACATTGA
- the LOC137976250 gene encoding regulator of G-protein signaling rgs-2-like isoform X1: MPRTLSTNLNVFVNDGKTVMLKRLTKKIIKPMGGCSSSVAPEDPNAQHTGKTNWCVCCSRHDSAAALLARTERDLDCERPSPEEAKKWQTSFESMLKHRFGVQLFQDFLRSQYGEENLNFWLAVEEYKKVDEESRTEKARMIYEDFVSTLSPTEISLDAKVRAEIDNNMNNPTEETFKVAQDHIFTLMYHDCFPRFIKSKHYKQLLKKH, translated from the exons ATGCCGAGGACATTGTCTACCAACCTAAACGTCTTCGTCAATGACGGAAAAACAGTAATGCTGAAGAGGCTAACGAAAAAGATTATCAAG cccaTGGGAGGCTGCTCATCGTCTGTGGCCCCTGAAGACCCAAACGCACAGCATACTGGCAAGACTAACTGGTGTGTTTGTTGTTCAAG ACATGATTCAGCGGCGGCACTGCTTGCCAGGACTGAAAGAGATCTTGATTGCGAACG GCCATCCCCGGAGGAAGCAAAAAAATGGCAGACTTCATTTGAATCCATGCTAAAGCACAGATTTGGTGTCCAGCTGTTTCAGGATTTTCTGCGTTCACAGTACGGGGAAGAAAACCTTAACTTTTGGCTTGCAGTAGAAGAGTACAAGAAAGTTGACGAGGAAAGCAGAACGGAAAAAGCGAGGATGATTTACGAGGACTTTGTTTCCACTCTTTCACCCACGGAG ATCAGCCTGGACGCTAAAGTTAGGGCAGAGATTGACAATAATATGAACAATCCTACAGAGGAAACATTCAAAGTGGCGCAGGATCATATTTTCACACTTATGTACCACGACTGTTTTCCAAGatttattaaatcaaaacactaCAAACAGCTCTTGAAGAAACATTGA